The genome window GCATGACCGCTACGGCCCGAAATGGCCCCTTCCTGTGGCGCCTTGGCAGGTGCATCTCTGCGCGCTGAAAATGAAAAACGATGTAGTGAAAGAAGCGGTTGAGCGTTTATATGAGCACTTAAAGCGAGCAGGGATTGAAGTGCTCTTTGATGATCGCGATGAACGGCCGGGCGTACAATTTGCGGAAGCCGACCTCTTGGGCATCCCCATACGGCTCATTGTAAGTGAAAAAGGACTGAATAATCGTGAAATAGAGTATAAACGACGTGATCGCGATGAGAGCGGCTTGATCTCCCTTGAGCAAAGCATTACCATGGTTCTCAAATGGATCCATGAAAGCGAGGAAGGAGACGAAGAAAAAGATGTCTCTTAAGGGGCGCTAAGATCCACGTGTTGAAGTTCACCATAATTGTTAAAGAAAGTAAAACAACTATAAAGGAGTGATCATGACATTTTCCATGCGTACCGTTTTAAGTCTATGTGTGTGCCTTGTTGCTGCAACTTTTATCGGGGCAGAAGAAGTGGCGGTACCTCAGTTTCAACCCCTCTTTAATGGTGTCGATTTAACAGGATGGATAAATGTCAACACGGCGGAGGATACTTGGTCTGTACAGGATGGGTTGTTGGTTTGTTCAGGTCGTCCGATTGGCGTCATGCGCAGCGAAAAACAATATGAAAATTTTATATTGCATATTGAGTGGCGTCATATGGAAGCGGGAGGAAATTCCGGCGTCTTTGTGTGGAGCGAGGGCACGGTGCCTGACGGGAAACGGCTGCCCGCAGGATTGGAAGTGCAAATGCTTGAACTGGATTGGGTCAATCAGCATAAGGATAAACGGGGCAACTTACCCCCCATCGCTTACGTTCATGGTGAACTCTTCGGCGCCAATGGTGTGAAGACCATTCCCGATAACCCTCGGGGCGAACGGAGCAAATCTTTGGAAAATCGCTGTCTCGGCAAAGGGGAATGGAACGTCTATGACGTGGTGTGTGTGGATGGTGTGGTGAAATTGGCGGTGAATGGCAAGTTTGTCAACGGCATCCGTGAATCGACACGAAAAAAAGGCTACCTCTGCCTAGAATCGGAAGGCGGCGAAATCCATTTTCGCAATATCCAAGTCCTTGAACTGCCGCCCGGTATTACCAGTGCCGATGAATGCGCGCCCGTTGTGGAATGACAAAGAACTACCCTATCTTGCTCACCTTTGCGTTGCACCCTTGCCAACGATAAAAGCCGAAGCTTAGCGTTGCGCGACTATGAGCATCTCAAAATCGTTGTGGGTTAATACTTCGTTTCTGGAGTAAGCGCCCAGTTTAGCGCCAAATATTTCTACCTGCTCATAGCCCAAACTGTTTAGGAGCCATGTTATCTCAGAGGGCATATAATAGCGCTCATTGCAGGCCATCTTTTTGGTGTTCCCATCATCATCTACAAATTCCATATCATAACAATCGCGCAAAGTCATCAGACTAAAGCGGGGCTTTTCTAGCACGTCGTGATCTTTTTTGAGCAGCGACTCCATAGTACGGCACAGGGGATATAGTCCGTTGAGTGTTGTAAAGATTAGTTTGCCGTGCTCCTTCAAGGCTCGGGTAATCCCTTTGAGAATTTCAAAATTCATGTCGTCAGTTTCCATCAAAGGAAATGCGCCTTCGCAGAGCATAATGGCGGCGTCAAATTCATTATGAAAATCCAAGCTGCGCGCATCCTGTTTGCGAAAATCTATGCGTAGGTTTTCAGTGTTGGCTTTTGAACGCGCCTCTTTCAATTGTGCTTCTGATAAGTCGATGCCCGTCACCTTATAACCGCGCTTGGTTAATTCGATTGCATGGCGGCCGGTTCCGCAGCCCACATCCAATATGCGAAAGGATTTGTCGAACTGAAACTCAGCTTCGAGGAAATCACACTCCCCCGCTGTTCCTTGCGTGAAGGCTTCACGGTCATAGCTGCGCGCAAAGTTTTCGAATAAGACTTCATACCACTGAGCTTCACCCATAGGATTCTTTTCTCCGTAAATTGATTGGCTGCTTGGTTTGCAATAGAAGCGAGATTTTTATTATTTTAAACTACTGCAACTCGTTTACCACAGTATGGATCAAGATCACGGACATTGTTTTTTCAGCTACGAATATCTCGATTCTCTTTTATCCCGGAGAGTATGCTACTCTGAGTCAGTTATTTGGTTCAAGGATAGCCTTTTGATATCAAGTTATGGTCTTTCGCCTATGAATCATCATGGAGAATACGTATGAAATTTGCAACGGAATATTTAGAATTCAATACGCGCAAGAAGCGAGAATATATCAACATTACCCGCGAGGTCGCCGATGTGGTGCGGAAGAGCGGCATCCAAGAAGGAATGGTGCTTGTTTCCGCGATGCACATCACCGCCGGTGTCTATGTCAACGATGCTGAAAGCGGTTTGATTGAAGATATTGATGAATGGCTGGAAGAGCTGGCGCCTTTCAAATCTGATTATCGGCATCACCGCACAGGAGAAACCAACGGCGATGCGCATCTGAAAAGCCTGCTCGTGCATCACGAAGTAATTGTGCCTGTGACGGCAGGACGGCTTGATCTGGGTCCCTGGCAACAAGTTTATTATGCTGAATTTGACGGATTACGAAGAAAACGGCTGGTAATCAAGGTCATGGGAGAATAATAGTGGGCGTACACCGCTCCATGAGTCGTAGATAATGAAGGCCTTTAACAAAATAGAAATGCACCTATGGGTCTAGCCTGGTTTATAAAACGCCGGAAGGCTTTGCTTTGGTTGGCTGCCATCGTAATCTGGGCCGGTGTTTCTATTTTTGCCGCTTCCTTCCATCATCATGAACCGGGCGAAAGTTGTCAAGAACTCAATTGCCCCTTTTTTCATGTGTTGTTGAATATTGCCGCCTTTTGTTGGGTTCTCGTTGGGATCTTGTTGCCGGAATTGTCGCGGCTCCCCATTCGTTTTTTCACCACCTTGTCTTCTCTTATGCAGGCATTCGTAATTCCTGCGCGGGGACCGCCCCACACTCCTTTCGCTTAAATACCCATCATCATGTGTATTTGACCGGTGTCATCGCTTCAATTCATTTTAATCAACGACAGGAGTGTCTTTATGAAAATACGACCGGGCTTTACGTTAATTGAATTATTGGTGGTCATTGCCATCATTGGTATTTTAGCAGCCATCCTGCTGCCCGCACTTTCACGGGCACGCGAAGCAGCACGCCGCAAGTCGTGCCAAAATAACCTCAAACAGTTGGCTGTCACCTTGAAATTATATGCAGATGAATGTGCGGGAAACTATTATCCGACCATAAAAAGCACCCATTGC of Candidatus Hydrogenedentota bacterium contains these proteins:
- a CDS encoding DUF1080 domain-containing protein; translated protein: MRTVLSLCVCLVAATFIGAEEVAVPQFQPLFNGVDLTGWINVNTAEDTWSVQDGLLVCSGRPIGVMRSEKQYENFILHIEWRHMEAGGNSGVFVWSEGTVPDGKRLPAGLEVQMLELDWVNQHKDKRGNLPPIAYVHGELFGANGVKTIPDNPRGERSKSLENRCLGKGEWNVYDVVCVDGVVKLAVNGKFVNGIRESTRKKGYLCLESEGGEIHFRNIQVLELPPGITSADECAPVVE
- a CDS encoding class I SAM-dependent methyltransferase — translated: MGEAQWYEVLFENFARSYDREAFTQGTAGECDFLEAEFQFDKSFRILDVGCGTGRHAIELTKRGYKVTGIDLSEAQLKEARSKANTENLRIDFRKQDARSLDFHNEFDAAIMLCEGAFPLMETDDMNFEILKGITRALKEHGKLIFTTLNGLYPLCRTMESLLKKDHDVLEKPRFSLMTLRDCYDMEFVDDDGNTKKMACNERYYMPSEITWLLNSLGYEQVEIFGAKLGAYSRNEVLTHNDFEMLIVAQR
- a CDS encoding YjbQ family protein, translated to MKFATEYLEFNTRKKREYINITREVADVVRKSGIQEGMVLVSAMHITAGVYVNDAESGLIEDIDEWLEELAPFKSDYRHHRTGETNGDAHLKSLLVHHEVIVPVTAGRLDLGPWQQVYYAEFDGLRRKRLVIKVMGE